A window of Cryptomeria japonica chromosome 3, Sugi_1.0, whole genome shotgun sequence contains these coding sequences:
- the LOC131874395 gene encoding WUSCHEL-related homeobox 1-like translates to MDRGKSAVPRVILPLSVEESTRQRELLQYSSVVESRKWNPSLEQKRILESMWASGTRKPPCEAHIDEITSHLQRYGKAEAKNVYYWFRNEGTPEKRRKQQSEATNSDCSAQSNHLENRVNVEGEEEEAQRTLELFPLHPDRGGLL, encoded by the exons ATGGATCGGGGAAAGTCTGCAG TGCCCAGGGTAATTCTTCCATTGAGTGTAGAGGAGAGTACAAGGCAAAGGGAGCTACTTCAATATTCAAGTGTGGTGGAAAGCAGAAAATGGAATCCAAGCTTGGAGCAAAAGCGGATATTAGAGTCTATGTGGgcttctggaacaagaaaaccacCGTGTGAAGCCCATATAGATGAAATTACCTCTCATCTACAGCGTTATGGGAAAGCGGAAGCCAAAAATGTATATTATTGGTTTCGCAATGAAGGTACTCCAGAGAAACGCAGAAAACAACAATCAGAAGCCACAA ATTCTGATTGCTCTGCACAATCAAACCATTTGGAAAACAGGGTTAATGTAGAG ggagaagaagaagaagcgcAGAGAACTTTGGAACTTTTTCCTCTGCATCCTGATAGAGGCGGTTTATTATAG